A single Leptolyngbya ohadii IS1 DNA region contains:
- a CDS encoding 2-dehydropantoate 2-reductase, with amino-acid sequence MKICIVGAGAIGGYMGAKLALAGEEVTLIARGAHLEAIKTNGLILRSPDGTEDVVKDVFATQSIGEAGKQDVVVVALKTQSVPAVAPELPALYGEETMVVTAQNGIPWWYFRKLGKYEDYRIQSVDPDGIVEANMPADRVIGCIVYPAAELAAPGIVQHLKGDRFTLGELDGSKSDRLQKLAQVFRQAGLKAPVRNQIRNELWVKLWGNLAFNPISALTRATLEQICQYPLTRELARNMMQEAQTIAEKLGVEFGISLEQRIQGAEEVGAHKTSMLQDIEAGRPTEVDAIVGAVAELGRLTNTPTPHIDAIYGSVKLLEAQQK; translated from the coding sequence ATGAAAATCTGCATTGTCGGGGCAGGGGCGATCGGTGGATACATGGGCGCAAAGCTGGCGCTTGCCGGAGAAGAGGTAACGTTAATTGCGCGAGGGGCACACCTGGAAGCGATTAAAACGAATGGACTGATTCTGCGATCGCCGGATGGGACAGAAGACGTAGTAAAAGATGTCTTCGCCACCCAGAGCATTGGGGAGGCGGGAAAACAGGATGTGGTCGTCGTGGCACTGAAAACGCAGAGCGTCCCTGCCGTTGCGCCCGAACTGCCCGCCCTCTATGGTGAAGAAACAATGGTTGTCACCGCTCAAAATGGGATTCCCTGGTGGTATTTCCGCAAGCTGGGCAAGTATGAGGATTATCGAATTCAGTCCGTTGATCCAGACGGCATTGTGGAGGCAAATATGCCCGCCGATCGCGTCATTGGCTGCATTGTCTATCCGGCGGCGGAACTGGCGGCTCCCGGCATTGTGCAGCACCTCAAGGGCGATCGCTTTACGCTGGGCGAACTGGATGGCTCTAAAAGCGATCGGCTTCAAAAACTCGCGCAGGTCTTCCGGCAGGCGGGCTTAAAGGCTCCTGTGCGAAACCAGATCCGCAATGAGCTATGGGTCAAACTTTGGGGCAATCTGGCGTTTAATCCCATCAGTGCCCTGACTCGCGCCACGCTGGAGCAGATCTGTCAGTATCCGCTGACCCGTGAGCTAGCTCGAAATATGATGCAGGAAGCACAGACGATCGCCGAAAAGCTGGGCGTAGAGTTTGGCATTTCTCTGGAGCAGCGGATTCAGGGAGCCGAAGAAGTGGGAGCGCACAAGACCTCCATGCTGCAAGACATCGAAGCAGGCAGACCCACCGAAGTCGATGCGATCGTGGGAGCCGTTGCCGAACTGGGACGACTAAC
- a CDS encoding acyl--CoA ligase — MTATLTQSTTLLDLFAGEDDQIALIAPSYPGITYRQLRQHVVELAETLNQFGIGRGDRIAIAMPNGVEMILTYLAAAMCGTAAPLNPKYKPEEFAFYYEDTQAAALITLNDGIEAALSSVTPDMTLIKATAKSDGTLSFEKTGGADRSPKPPELAIPEDVAMILHTSGTTSRPKRVPIRHRNLAASAKNIIGTYSLTADDRALCIMPLFHVHGIVASMLSTLASGGTVICPNGFNAMEFWRILTEFKPTWYSAVPTMHQLLLSRAERNKEAIAASPLRFIRSSSSSLPPIVLERLEQTFNAPVLEAYSMTEAAHQMTSNPMPPAAHKAGTVGYGHGVEVGIMDEEGNLLAQGELGEVVVRGANVVDGYENNPEANAKAFTNGWFRTGDQGFLDPEGYLSLTGRIKELINRGGEKISPLEVDNILLRHPAVAEAIAFAVPHKMLGEDIHAAIVLKENATTDDKELRDYCAEHLAEFKLPRQFHILQEIPRGATGKLQRLKMAELLNLGAEK; from the coding sequence ATGACTGCAACGCTCACCCAATCCACAACACTGTTAGATTTATTCGCTGGTGAAGATGACCAGATTGCGCTGATTGCGCCCAGCTATCCCGGTATTACCTATCGTCAGCTCCGTCAGCATGTCGTTGAGCTGGCAGAAACGCTAAATCAGTTTGGCATCGGTCGCGGAGACAGAATTGCGATCGCCATGCCCAACGGCGTTGAAATGATTCTGACCTACTTAGCGGCGGCAATGTGCGGCACAGCGGCTCCCCTGAATCCGAAATATAAGCCGGAGGAGTTTGCCTTTTACTACGAAGACACCCAGGCGGCTGCGCTGATTACCCTCAATGACGGCATTGAAGCGGCTCTGTCCTCTGTCACCCCGGACATGACGCTGATTAAAGCCACGGCAAAATCGGATGGAACGCTGAGCTTCGAGAAGACTGGAGGTGCAGACCGATCGCCTAAACCACCCGAACTAGCCATTCCTGAAGACGTAGCGATGATTCTGCATACGAGCGGAACTACGAGCCGTCCGAAGCGGGTTCCGATTCGCCATCGCAATCTGGCAGCCTCGGCAAAGAATATTATTGGGACGTACAGCCTAACAGCAGACGATCGCGCCCTGTGCATTATGCCGCTGTTCCATGTGCATGGGATTGTCGCTTCCATGCTTTCTACCCTGGCGTCGGGCGGAACGGTGATTTGTCCGAATGGCTTCAATGCGATGGAGTTCTGGCGGATTCTGACAGAGTTTAAGCCGACGTGGTATTCGGCAGTGCCGACGATGCACCAGTTGCTTTTGTCACGAGCAGAGCGGAATAAGGAAGCGATCGCCGCCAGTCCCCTGCGATTTATTCGATCGAGCAGTTCTTCCCTGCCGCCGATCGTCCTGGAGCGACTGGAGCAGACCTTTAACGCTCCCGTGCTAGAGGCGTACAGTATGACGGAGGCGGCGCATCAGATGACCTCTAATCCTATGCCTCCGGCAGCGCACAAGGCGGGCACAGTCGGCTACGGTCACGGCGTAGAAGTCGGCATTATGGACGAAGAAGGCAACCTGCTGGCGCAGGGCGAGCTGGGCGAAGTCGTCGTCCGGGGCGCAAACGTGGTGGACGGCTACGAGAATAACCCGGAGGCGAACGCGAAGGCATTCACCAACGGCTGGTTCCGCACAGGCGATCAGGGCTTCCTCGACCCAGAGGGCTATCTGTCTCTAACCGGACGGATCAAGGAGCTGATCAACCGGGGTGGCGAGAAGATTTCTCCCCTGGAGGTGGATAACATCCTGCTGCGTCATCCTGCTGTCGCGGAAGCGATCGCCTTTGCCGTGCCTCACAAAATGCTGGGCGAAGATATCCATGCTGCGATCGTCCTCAAGGAAAATGCCACTACGGACGACAAAGAACTGCGCGACTACTGTGCGGAGCATCTGGCAGAGTTCAAACTTCCCCGACAGTTTCACATTCTGCAAGAGATTCCTAGAGGCGCAACGGGTAAACTTCAGCGACTCAAAATGGCGGAACTGTTGAATCTGGGGGCAGAGAAGTAG